One window of Mus caroli chromosome 11, CAROLI_EIJ_v1.1, whole genome shotgun sequence genomic DNA carries:
- the Krt20 gene encoding keratin, type I cytoskeletal 20 yields MDFSRQSFHRSLSSSSQGPAVSMSGSLYRKGSVQRLGAAPSVYGGAGGHGTRISVSKAVTSYGCDFSNGSDLFVGNGKLAMQNLNDRLANYLEKVRSLEQSNSRLEAQIKQWYETNAPSTVRDYSSYYAQIKDLQNQVKDAQIQNAQCVLRIDNAKLAAEDFRLKFETERGMRIAVEADLQGLSKVYDDLTLQKTDLEIQIEELNKDLALLKKEHQEEVEVLRRQLGNNVNVEVDAAPGLNLGEIMNEMRQKYEVLAQKNLQEAKEQFERQSQALQQQVTLNTEELKGFEVQVTELRRTYQNLEIELQSHLSMKESLERSLEDVKARYASQLAAIQDMLSSLEAQLMQIRSDTERQNQEHNILLDIKTRLEQEIATYRRLLEGEDIKTTEYQLSTLEMKDIKKTRKIKTVVEEVVDGKVVSSEVKEIEESV; encoded by the exons ATGGATTTCAGTCGTCAAAGTTTTCACCGAAGTCTGAGTTCCTCCTCACAAGGTCCAGCAGTCAGCATGAGTGGCTCGCTGTATAGAAAGGGGAGCGTGCAGCGCCTGGGGGCTGCACCCAGCGTCTATGGTGGGGCTGGAGGCCATGGCACTCGCATCTCTGTCTCCAAAGCTGTAACGAGCTACGGGTGCGATTTCTCCAACGGATCGGACCTGTTTGTGGGCAATGGGAAACTGGCAATGCAGAACCTCAACGACAGATTGGCAAACTACCTAGAAAAAGTGCGCTCCCTGGAGCAATCCAATTCCAGACTTGAAGCCCAGATCAAGCAGTGGTACGAAACCAACGCGCCGAGCACCGTCCGAGACTATAGCTCCTACTACGCACAGATCAAAGACCTGCAAAATCAG GTTAAGGATGCTCAAATACAAAATGCCCAGTGCGTCCTGCGAATTGACAATGCTAAGCTGGCTGCAGAGGACTTCAGATTGAA GTTTGAGACTGAGAGGGGAATGCGTATAGCTGTGGAAGCTGATCTCCAAGGCCTGAGCAAAGTTTATGATGATCTGACCCTTCAAAAGACAGACTTGGAAATTCAGATTGAAGAACTGAACAAGGACCTGGCCCTCCTCAAAAAGGAACATCAAGAG GAAGTTGAGGTCCTTCGCCGGCAGCTGGGCAACAATGTCAACGTGGAGGTGGATGCTGCTCCAGGCCTGAACCTGGGAGAGATCATGAATGAGATGAGACAGAAATATGAAGTCCTGGCCCAGAAGAACCTGCAAGAGGCCAAAGAACAGTTCGAGAGACAG AGTCAAGCTCTGCAGCAACAAGTCACATTGAACACGGAGGAGCTGAAAGGATTCGAGGTTCAAGTCACGGAGCTGAGACGCACCTACCAGAACCTGGAGATAGAGTTGCAGTCCCACCTCAGCATG AAAGAGTCTCTGGAGCGCAGCCTGGAGGACGTCAAGGCTCGTTATGCCAGCCAGTTGGCAGCCATCCAGGACATGCTGAGCTCCCTGGAGGCCCAGCTGATGCAGATTAGGAGTGACACAGAACGCCAGAACCAAGAACACAACATCCTTCTTGACATAAAGACCCGGCTTGAGCAGGAGATCGCCACCTACCGCCGCCTTCTGGAAGGAGAAGATATAAA AACTACAGAATACCAGCTGAGCACTTTGGAAATGAAGG ATATCAAGAAAACCAGGAAGATTAAGACCGTCGTGGAGGAAGTGGTAGATGGCAAGGTCGTGTCCTCTGAAGTCAAGGAGATAGAAGAGAGTGTCTAA